A portion of the Sphingobacterium spiritivorum genome contains these proteins:
- a CDS encoding FtsL-like putative cell division protein, which translates to MKRNTIKQKELSEEVQEELQDTVEEKAEETKHFIKSVFSPQKITTYSVVKNLPFVAFIALLALLYISNRHLAERTVRQIDRLSKEVKELSWDYKSLSAELMKRTTQSEIAKRADTLGLKERKEPPIKIEVVKEDKK; encoded by the coding sequence ATGAAGAGAAATACAATAAAGCAAAAAGAGTTAAGTGAAGAAGTTCAGGAAGAACTTCAGGATACGGTAGAGGAAAAAGCGGAAGAGACCAAGCATTTTATTAAATCGGTCTTTTCTCCGCAAAAGATAACGACCTATTCTGTTGTAAAGAATCTTCCTTTTGTAGCTTTTATCGCTCTTTTGGCGCTTTTGTATATTTCTAACCGGCACCTGGCAGAGCGGACAGTTCGGCAGATAGACCGGTTGAGCAAGGAAGTTAAAGAGTTGAGTTGGGATTATAAATCGCTCTCTGCAGAGTTGATGAAGAGAACCACTCAGTCTGAAATAGCAAAACGGGCAGATACATTGGGACTAAAAGAGCGAAAGGAGCCGCCAATTAAAATTGAAGTTGTAAAAGAAGATAAAAAATAA